The following are encoded together in the Hoplias malabaricus isolate fHopMal1 chromosome 3, fHopMal1.hap1, whole genome shotgun sequence genome:
- the hs3st3l gene encoding heparan sulfate (glucosamine) 3-O-sulfotransferase 3-like, with protein sequence MGSARSPALELRSLAQRAALMLCVLVSCAAVVYFTAAGRCESAVGEQALLRGLRNNSSAVVEKEVELEQGQQQDELSSGREWTASRRLPHALIVGVKKGGTRALLEFLRLHPDIRALGSEPHFFDRHYGRGLNWYRSMMPKALDGQIVMEKTPRYFVTSETPARIHAMSRDVKLIVVVRDPITRAISDYTQIVSKTPGVPSFESLTFKNRTTGQIDSLWSPLHIGLYARHLERWLAYFPLSQIHFVHGERLISDPAGELGRVQDFLGLQRIITDKHFYFNKTKGFPCLKKPEGSSKPHCLGKTKGRTHVHVDPEVIQKLRDFYHPHNLKFYQMAGMDFGWQ encoded by the exons ATGGGGAGCGCTCGGAGCCCGGCGCTGGAGCTGAGGAGCCTGGCTCAGAGAGCCGCCCTCATGCTGTGTGTGCTCGTCTCCTGCGCCGCGGTGGTCTACTTCACAGCGGCGGGACGCTGCGAGTCCGCGGTCGGAGAGCAAGCGCTCTTGCGTGGACTCAGGAACAACAGCTCCGCGGTAGTGGAGAAGGAGGTGGAACTGGAGCAAGGGCAGCAGCAGGACGAGCTGAGCTCCGGCCGTGAGTGGACGGCCAGCCGCAGGCTCCCACACGCCCTCATCGTCGGAGTGAAGAAGGGAGGAACCAGAGCTCTGCTGGAGTTCCTCAGACTACACCCAGACATCAGAGCTCTGGGCTCAGAGCCCCATTTCTTCGACAGACACTACGGTCGAGGACTCAACTGGTACAG GAGCATGATGCCCAAGGCCCTGGATGGGCAGATAGTGATGGAGAAGACACCGAGGTACTTTGTTACGTCTGAGACGCCAGCACGCATCCATGCCATGTCCCGGGACGTGAAGCTGATCGTGGTGGTCCGAGATCCCATCACCCGGGCCATCTCAGACTACACCCAGATTGTCTCCAAGACACCTGGCGTGCCCAGCTTTGAGAGCCTGACCTTTAAAAACCGGACAACAGGCCAGATCGACTCCCTTTGGAGCCCACTGCACATCGGCCTATATGCCAGGCACCTGGAGCGCTGGCTTGCTTACTTCCCACTCTCACAGATCCACTTTGTCCATGGCGAGCGGCTCATAAGTGACCCAGCCGGAGAGCTGGGACGAGTGCAGGATTTTTTGGGCCTGCAGCGCATCATCACAGACAAGCACTTCTACTTTAACAAGACCAAGGGCTTCCCCTGCCTCAAAAAGCCAGAGGGTAGCAGCAAACCCCACTGTCTGGGCAAGACCAAAGGCCGGACCCACGTCCATGTTGACCCTGAGGTTATTCAAAAACTGAGGGACTTCTACCATCCTCATAATTTGAAATTCTACCAAATGGCTGGCATGGACTTTGGGTGGCAATAa
- the gsg1l2b gene encoding germ cell-specific gene 1-like protein: protein MAALERRRRACAALTLNVCALLLAVCALASSHWCEGLRKVVKPFCTTLVHAHCIRFNSTSGSNDSRLVQYVFETGEDKFVLRRFHSGIWFSCEENIDLIGEKCRSFINVAPPHERGVLWLCIVAECLYILLLSTGGILMSIEVCHIGNVIDGLKLNAFAAIFTVLSGLLGMVAHMMYTTAFQLSVSLGPEDWKPQSWDYSWAYILAWGSFTACMASSVTTINRYTKTILEFKHKRRNIEKNLKIKQKLLDLDSPDQVWDMYISSVPSTAEELLDLSGSARKLSNNSVFLDLNDMPEQQGEEYC from the exons ATGGCAGCTCTGGAGCGGCGGCGGCGCGCGTGCGCGGCTCTCACGCTGAACGTGTGCGCGCTGCTGCTGGCCGTGTGCGCGCTCGCCTCGAGCCACTGGTGCGAGGGTCTGCGCAAAGTGGTGAAGCCCTTCTGCACGACGCTGGTGCACGCGCACTGCATCCGCTTCAACAGCACGAGCGGCAGCAACGACAGCCGCCTGGTTCAGTACGTGTTTGAGACCGGCGAGGACAAGTTCGTCCTCCGCAGATTCCACAGCGGGATATGGTTCTCTTGCGAGGAAAACATCGACCTCATAG GTGAGAAATGCAGAAGTTTTATAAATGTGGCACCACCTCATGAGAGAG GggtgttgtggctgtgtatcgTGGCCGAGTGTCTGTATATTCTTCTTCTGTCCACTGGGGGAATCCTCATGTCCATTGAAGTCTGCCATATTGGGAATGTCATTGACGGCCTCAAGCTGAACGCCTTTGCTGCCATTTTCACTGTCTTGTCAG GCCTTCTTGGGATGGTGGCACATATGATGTACACAACAGCATTCCAGCTCAGTGTGAGCCTGGGCCCTGAGGACTGGAAGCCCCAAAGCTGGGACTATAGCTGGGCCTACAT CTTGGCCTGGGGCTCTTTTACTGCCTGCATGGCGTCCTCTGTGACCACCATCAACAGGTACACCAAGACCATCCTGGAGTTCAAGCACAAGCGGAGGAATATTGAGAAAAACTTGAAGATCAAGCAGAAGCTGCTGGACCTGGACTCACCAGACCAGGTGTGGGACATGTACATCAGCTCGGTCCCCAGCACggcagaggagctgctggacctGTCCGGCTCGGCTCGTAAACTCTCCAACAACTCCGTCTTCCTGGACCTTAATGACATGCCTGAGCAGCAGGGAGAGGAGTACTGCTAA